A DNA window from Arachis duranensis cultivar V14167 chromosome 3, aradu.V14167.gnm2.J7QH, whole genome shotgun sequence contains the following coding sequences:
- the LOC127745653 gene encoding squamosa promoter-binding-like protein 3 isoform X1, with protein sequence MDTSRAEGKRTLLRYKEEEEEEDDEETEEEEEEDTGGYGEEYGGGGRRKRAMTDLMSSKRGFKGGGGSSMPPSCQVDGCDSDLSKGKQYHRRHKVCENHAKAPSVHISGQQQRFCQQCSRLRGKEDPLFVEFHELSEFDDSKRSCRRRLAGHNERRRKNATEYHGE encoded by the exons ATGGACACTAGCAGGGCTGAAGGGAAGAGAACCTTGCTGAGGTacaaagaggaggaggaggaggaggacgacgAGGAGActgaggaggaagaggaagaagacacGGGGGGTTATGGAGAAGAATATGGTGGTGGTGGGAGGAGGAAGAGGGCAATGACAGATCTCATGAGCAGCAAGAGAGGCTTCAAAGGTGGAGGAGGTTCGTCAATGCCACCGTCATGTCAGGTGGACGGCTGTGACTCTGATCTGAGCAAGGGAAAGCAGTATCATCGAAGACATAAGGTTTGTGAGAACCATGCCAAGGCTCCTTCCGTACACATTTCAGGACAACAACAAAGGTTTTGCCAACAATGCAGCAG GCTTAGAGGGAAAGAAGACCCTCTCTTTGTTGA ATTTCATGAGCTTTCGGAGTTTGATGACTCAAAACGAAGCTGTAGGAGACGTTTGGCGGGGCATAATGAAAGGCGTCGCAAAAATGCAACTGAGTACCATGGAGAATGA
- the LOC127745653 gene encoding squamosa promoter-binding-like protein 3 isoform X2: MDTSRAEGKRTLLRYKEEEEEEDDEETEEEEEEDTGGYGEEYGGGGRRKRAMTDLMSSKRGFKGGGGSSMPPSCQVDGCDSDLSKGKQYHRRHKVCENHAKAPSVHISGQQQRFCQQCSRFHELSEFDDSKRSCRRRLAGHNERRRKNATEYHGE; the protein is encoded by the exons ATGGACACTAGCAGGGCTGAAGGGAAGAGAACCTTGCTGAGGTacaaagaggaggaggaggaggaggacgacgAGGAGActgaggaggaagaggaagaagacacGGGGGGTTATGGAGAAGAATATGGTGGTGGTGGGAGGAGGAAGAGGGCAATGACAGATCTCATGAGCAGCAAGAGAGGCTTCAAAGGTGGAGGAGGTTCGTCAATGCCACCGTCATGTCAGGTGGACGGCTGTGACTCTGATCTGAGCAAGGGAAAGCAGTATCATCGAAGACATAAGGTTTGTGAGAACCATGCCAAGGCTCCTTCCGTACACATTTCAGGACAACAACAAAGGTTTTGCCAACAATGCAGCAG ATTTCATGAGCTTTCGGAGTTTGATGACTCAAAACGAAGCTGTAGGAGACGTTTGGCGGGGCATAATGAAAGGCGTCGCAAAAATGCAACTGAGTACCATGGAGAATGA